Proteins co-encoded in one Thermochromatium tepidum ATCC 43061 genomic window:
- a CDS encoding ABC transporter substrate-binding protein, giving the protein MLGLLVLALVGCGESAWNNPYPAADATANIYYSSFAERPKHLDPARSYSADEYTFLAQIYEPPLQYHFLLRPYRLVPLSASEVPEPRYFDAEGNPLPKDAPVASIDHSDYLIRIQPGIRFQPHPAFARTQDGRYRYHSLSPEGLKGIHRLADFKETGTRELTAEDFAYQIKRLAAPWTHSPLAGLMREHIRGFAELADQLAGLESAHALKRAAALRQANLSGVEVLDRYTLRIRLEGKYPQFLYWLAMPFFAPLPWEADVFYAQPGLAERNITLDWYPVGTGPYMLTENDPNRRLVLERNPNFHGETYPTECMPEDLDSGILNDAGRPLPFIERAIYSLEKEDIPRWTKFLQGYYDASGIASDAFDQAIQIEASGEPMLTEVMRERGISLLTSVEPSIFYMGFNMLDPVIGGDSERARLLRRAISIAVDFEEFISIFTNGRGLVAQGPLPPGIFGHREGEAGINPYVYTWRDGRPKRRSLTEAQRLMEQAGYPNGIDRETGRALSLNYEAVAAGPDDRARLNWIRKQFAKLGIELVIRSTDYNRFQEKIRNGTGQVFMWGWNADYPDPENFLFLLYGPNGKVEHQGENAANYANPEFDRLFDAMKYMEDGPERQALIDQLVEIARRDAPWVWGFHPKSFSLHHRWLFNAHPNQMANNTLKYRRLDPVQRQAARRDWNRPILWPLGVAGGGLVLLILPAWWMVRRRERSTAL; this is encoded by the coding sequence ATGCTCGGGCTGTTGGTGCTCGCGCTGGTCGGTTGCGGTGAATCGGCCTGGAACAATCCCTATCCAGCGGCAGACGCCACGGCCAACATCTATTACAGCTCCTTTGCCGAGCGGCCCAAGCATCTGGACCCGGCGCGTTCCTACAGCGCCGACGAATACACCTTCCTGGCGCAGATCTATGAGCCGCCGTTGCAATATCACTTTTTGCTCAGACCCTATCGTTTGGTCCCCTTGTCGGCATCCGAGGTACCCGAACCGCGCTATTTCGACGCTGAGGGCAACCCGCTGCCCAAGGATGCGCCGGTCGCGTCCATCGACCACAGTGACTATCTGATCCGTATTCAACCGGGCATCCGGTTCCAGCCGCATCCGGCCTTTGCGCGCACCCAAGACGGGCGTTATCGCTATCACAGCCTGAGTCCGGAGGGGCTCAAGGGGATCCATCGGCTGGCCGACTTCAAAGAGACCGGCACCCGTGAGCTGACCGCCGAGGATTTCGCGTATCAGATCAAACGCCTGGCCGCGCCCTGGACGCATTCGCCGCTGGCTGGTCTGATGCGCGAGCATATCCGGGGGTTTGCTGAATTGGCCGACCAACTCGCGGGGCTGGAGTCGGCCCACGCCCTAAAGCGGGCCGCGGCCCTGCGTCAGGCGAATCTCAGTGGCGTCGAGGTGCTTGATCGCTATACGCTGCGCATCCGTCTCGAAGGCAAGTATCCGCAGTTCCTGTATTGGCTCGCCATGCCCTTCTTTGCGCCCCTGCCCTGGGAGGCCGATGTCTTTTACGCCCAACCCGGTCTGGCCGAGCGCAACATCACGCTCGATTGGTATCCGGTCGGTACCGGGCCCTATATGTTGACGGAGAACGACCCCAACCGACGCCTGGTGCTGGAACGCAACCCCAACTTCCACGGTGAGACCTATCCAACCGAGTGTATGCCCGAGGATCTGGATTCGGGCATCCTGAACGACGCCGGTCGTCCACTCCCCTTCATTGAGCGTGCCATCTACAGTCTGGAAAAGGAGGACATCCCGCGCTGGACCAAATTCCTCCAGGGCTACTATGACGCCTCCGGGATCGCGTCGGATGCCTTCGATCAGGCGATCCAGATCGAGGCCTCGGGTGAGCCGATGCTGACTGAGGTCATGCGCGAGCGCGGTATTTCACTGCTGACCTCGGTTGAGCCATCGATCTTCTACATGGGCTTCAACATGCTCGACCCGGTGATCGGTGGCGACTCGGAGCGCGCACGTCTGTTGCGCCGGGCGATCTCGATCGCGGTCGACTTCGAGGAATTCATCTCGATCTTTACCAATGGGCGCGGCCTGGTGGCGCAAGGCCCGCTGCCGCCCGGCATCTTCGGTCATCGCGAGGGCGAGGCCGGCATCAATCCCTATGTTTATACCTGGCGCGACGGACGGCCCAAGCGGCGCAGCCTCACTGAGGCACAGCGCTTGATGGAACAGGCCGGCTATCCGAATGGCATCGATCGCGAGACCGGGCGCGCGCTCAGTCTCAACTACGAGGCCGTGGCCGCTGGCCCCGATGACCGCGCGCGTCTGAACTGGATCCGCAAGCAGTTTGCCAAGCTCGGCATCGAGCTGGTCATCCGCTCGACTGACTACAACCGTTTTCAGGAGAAGATCCGCAACGGCACCGGACAGGTGTTCATGTGGGGCTGGAACGCCGATTACCCGGATCCCGAGAACTTCCTGTTCCTGCTCTATGGCCCCAACGGCAAGGTCGAGCACCAGGGCGAGAACGCGGCCAACTATGCCAACCCCGAGTTTGACCGCCTGTTCGATGCGATGAAATACATGGAAGACGGCCCCGAGCGTCAGGCGCTCATCGACCAACTGGTCGAGATCGCGCGGCGCGACGCCCCCTGGGTCTGGGGCTTCCATCCCAAGTCATTCAGCCTGCATCATCGCTGGCTGTTCAACGCGCATCCCAACCAGATGGCCAACAACACCCTCAAATACCGGCGTCTCGACCCCGTGCAGCGCCAGGCCGCGCGGCGCGACTGGAATCGTCCCATCCTCTGGCCGCTGGGGGTCGCTGGCGGGGGGCTGGTGCTGTTGATACTGCCGGCCTGGTGGATGGTGCGTCGGCGTGAACGGAGTACCGCCCTGTGA
- a CDS encoding enoyl-ACP reductase FabI, with amino-acid sequence MGFLEGKKILITGVASNRSIAWGCAEAMYRQGAEIALTYQNDKLKPRVEEMAHQCGSDLVLPLDVAQDAEIEALFKALGEHWDGLDGIVHSIAFAPRDQLEGDYIDAVTREGFTIAHEISSYSFAALAKAGRGMMEGRNGALVTMTYLGAVRAVPNYNVMGVAKASLEANVRYLAASLGPHGTRVNAISAGPIRTLAASGISNFREMLKQVEERTPLRRNVTIEEVGNAAAFLCSDLASGITGDILYVDTGYNILGLG; translated from the coding sequence ATGGGTTTCCTAGAAGGCAAGAAGATCCTGATCACCGGCGTGGCGAGCAACCGCTCCATCGCCTGGGGCTGCGCGGAGGCGATGTATCGTCAGGGTGCCGAGATCGCCCTCACCTACCAGAACGACAAGCTCAAGCCGCGGGTCGAGGAGATGGCACACCAGTGCGGCTCGGACCTCGTGCTGCCGCTCGACGTGGCCCAGGATGCCGAGATCGAGGCCCTCTTCAAGGCGCTTGGCGAGCACTGGGATGGGCTCGACGGCATCGTGCATTCGATCGCCTTCGCCCCGCGCGATCAGCTAGAGGGCGACTATATCGACGCCGTCACCCGTGAGGGCTTCACCATCGCCCACGAGATCAGTTCCTACAGCTTCGCGGCCTTGGCCAAGGCCGGACGGGGCATGATGGAAGGACGCAACGGCGCGCTCGTCACCATGACCTATCTGGGCGCGGTGCGCGCGGTGCCAAATTACAATGTCATGGGCGTGGCCAAGGCGAGCCTGGAGGCCAATGTCCGCTATCTGGCCGCCTCACTCGGCCCGCATGGCACGCGGGTGAATGCCATCTCGGCTGGCCCGATCCGCACCCTGGCTGCCTCTGGCATCTCGAACTTCCGCGAGATGCTCAAGCAAGTCGAGGAACGCACCCCATTGCGGCGCAACGTCACCATCGAGGAGGTCGGCAATGCCGCCGCCTTCCTGTGCTCGGACCTGGCCTCAGGCATCACCGGCGACATCCTCTATGTCGACACCGGTTACAACATTCTCGGGCTAGGCTGA